In the Oncorhynchus keta strain PuntledgeMale-10-30-2019 chromosome 32, Oket_V2, whole genome shotgun sequence genome, TATGTTTTCTGTTAGTCTGGTGGTGGGGGTTGGTCTGTAGTTTGAAGGGCGTCGGGGTCGGAGATAACACTTAGGTGGGGTGACCTGCTCCATTCTCCCTCTCATGGTCATTAGTACTTCCTGAGGTGAAGGGTCAAGGGTCAATGGGCTGGTCAGTGGAGTGGATAGAGGGCTTAGTCCAGCATGGCATCTAGCTGGTCAGCAAGGTCATCAAACATGTTGCCAATGTCATCCAGAATGTTGCCAGTTGACTTCACTGTGTTAGACCCACTGTCAGGAGGTGGAAAAAGAAGCAGGGTTTAGTCatggagatagatagaggactctagtGCTGAAAAAAAGCCTGTTCTATCAAAGGCAGTGGCATtgaggactttcaccattttgaagtagtcaaatatgggttaaggaaggatcacataattccatccaggtcatcaggtGGGACCTGAGAAAACATTCCATAACTGAAGTgacagtaaatcaccaaccttgactttatacctgttcagacaacacactccaggtggcagtatgcaccctttcagtttgtttaccaactctgaagtagtagaagaagaaaactgactacttcaaaatggagatggcttcaatggcgctgcccatgctctcacagacaccataatgggacagatacaatgttGCATGAATGCTACTTCAGTTCACATAAACAGTAGAGTGTATATGGCCTGTAAATGCAGGAAATGGTGAGGTGTTGATCGTGTTCTCTTACCCGTCAGTGCTGTCCTCCTGGGTGAGTTTTCTCTCCACAGCCTGCAGTGCTGCCTCCAGAGAGGTGCTGGTCTGCTCCAGCCTCTGCTGCTGCACCACCTCTAACCCCGGGCCAGACTCTACCCCTGGGCCTGGGCCGACCACACAGACCTGGGGCTTGCCTGTCTGGGCTGCCTGGCACTGAAGCCCTGGGGCTGGGGGACACCGGCTGGGTGTGGGTGATGGTGGGGCTGAGAAGGCAAGAGTCTGTACCACATTGACAGTCATAGTGGGCGGCACTATGGCTGTTGGACAGGAAGCAAACGAAGAAACTCAGAATTGATGATAAAAACAGAAAGACATAATAATGAGCTTCCATGTGTAATAAGTTACCTGTAGCAGCAGCCAGACTGTGTCGGGATGGTTTTGGGGCTGTGACGGGGGGTCCGTGGGAGCTGTGAGGCTTGGGGGAGACGGGGGGTTTGAGGGGTGTGCCTGTCACTGCTAGGTTCTCCAGCCCCTCCAGACTGGCCTCACTGATCCTCAGACTGACCAGACTCACCTCCTCACAGCTTTGGGACTGGGGCCTGCTGCCTGGACTGGAGTCTGACCCTATCTGGCCCTCACTGTCACTGGTGGGAGAGCTGCCAGCATGGTCTTTAGGCTTGTATCTCCGCTTCACAGTGTCTGACTCCTTCAGGTTAAACTCAGGCACCTCCAGGGCTGTCTTGGTGGGCCCGTTCTTGTCTGCCGGGATCTCCACAGTGCTCTCGGCCCTGGGCGGCCCTCCCACCTTGGGCCTCTGCTTGATGGTGAGGTTGCCCTCCTCGGCGAAGGGGATACACTCGCTGGAGCTATTGTGTGGGGATGAGGAGCCATCCAAACCCGGTGTCTTAGGTTCCTCCTCCTCAGAGTCTGACTTCACCCCTCGCTCTGGGACTGGGTAATGGTCTTGGATGTCGGTCTGGGCTGGAACACATTCGCTCTgcaccctcctcctcatccctgcAGAGGCCTCTCTGGGCTCCAGTCCTGAGGGGGTGAGGCTGGGGAGGGGAGGCTCTGGTTGGAGGAGGTCCAACCTGGGCCTGGACAGGCTCTTCCCCTCAGTGGAGGCCTCCAGACAGGCTGCGATGCTCCTCACGCTCCCTggactgtctgtctccaccccCCCAGGAGAGGGCGCCATATTCTCAGTGGACCCAACGCTGAGGCTACTGCTCACCGAGCTCAGTCTCTTGGGTGGGGCTGGAGGGGGACCCTTTTTACGAGCTCGCACGGCAAAGGACTGGCTACGTCCCACAGTGCCGTACTTTACGGGTGGGATCTGCATGCCTGCCAGCTGGCTGCGTCCGGGCCGGCGGGTCAGGGTGGCGTAGGACTCTAGGGTGCTAGAGGGTGGAGCCAGGTCGTCATCCTCTTCGTCTGGTTCGCCATCTGACAGGGCATAGCGTGTCAGGCTCTGGCTGCGCTTCTTAGGCGGGGCCAGGGTCATGGCGTGGTAGGTGTGTGCCAAGGGCTTGGTGGGCGAGCCGTGGCCCAGGTCGGTGCTGCCACAGTGGGAGTGGAGGTAACTGAAGCCCCTCTGGGCCGGGGAGCCCTGGGGAGAGGAGCCTAGGGAGTGAGACCCAGGGCCTTTAGGCTTGGCTGGGATGGCTGGGTACTGGAACACGGTGGCTGCCCCCAGGGGGACCTGCTTGGGAAGCTGCTGCTGTAGTATGGACCTCTGGTCCCAGCCTTCTGGAATGTTCCTCTCCTTGGCAGGGCTGCTGTCAGCACTGAGGCTGGTGGAGGTGCTGCTGCTGCCTAGGCTCTCCTGTGAGAGGCTGTGGGGAGTGATGGAGGCTGTGGGGGGGTCCTGGGAGCGCCCTGAGCCCCTGGACCGGGCGTCGATGCTCTCTTGGCTCCGAGACATGCCCACAGCACTCTTAAAGGCCAGGCCCTCCTGGTAGTGGCTGGACATGGCTGTCTGCAGCTCAGCACTCAGCTCACTGTCCTGGAAGGTCAGCATCTTGGGGGTGTGGGGCGAGGGGCAGTCGGAGGAGCTGTCAGGGGGCTCGATGGTGACCAGGTGAAGGGCTCCAGGGGGCTTGCGGCGCAACGTGCCCTGGCCAGATTCTGCAGCCAGGATGGCCCTCTGGATGTCACACAGCTTCTTCACGGCCAGCATCATCTTCTTTTGGTGGCCCAGCTTGGTGATGCCTATCTCCTGCAGGTCCTCCCAGGTCAGGTCCCGTACGATGCTGATGGAGTCATAGCCGTTCTCTGACAGCTTCCTTTGGTACTGAGGCAGGCCTATGGTACTCAGCCACTCCCCCAGGTCTGCCTGGAGTAGGAGAAGAGTCACAGTCAGACCTACACAGTTGAAACCTTTATGAAACTAATGTAAAACATGACTTGCACAcaaaagcagacagacagacaaacacaggcaTCAGTAAGACCTTACCGGGATGTATTCAGGCAGCCACTCGGGGATGCTGAGGTTTCCTATCTCGATTGAGATCTTCTTGCGGTGGCCTGGCTTTGTGACGCCGATGGCCGTCAGGTCCTCTGGGGTCATCCTGCTGATGGTGGGGACGTCGTAGCCGGCCGTGATGAAGTTCCCAGTGTACTGCTCCAACTGGAAGTCACTCAGCCACTGGTAGATGGCCTCTGCATCCTACACCAGAGGGGAGGGGTTGAGTTTCACATTAACATCAACTACTGGCCTAttcactgtcttcctgtcttttAATAGATACATGTATTTCACTGTGGCATACAGAGTACACAGAAAAATACATTCATGAGTTGTAATGTGTGGCAAACATGGACAATATTTCCTGTCttgtgtctgtcctgtcctgtgtctgtcctgtcctgtgtctgtcctgtcttgtgtctgtcctgtcctgtcctgtgtctgtcctgttctgtcttgtgtctgtcctgtcctgtcctgtgtctgtccTGTGTCTGTCCTGTGCTGTCttgtgtctgtcctgtcctgtcctgtgtctgtcctgtcctgtgtctgttctgttctgtgtctgtcctgtcctgtgtcagtcctgtcctgtgtctgtcctgtcctgtgtctgtcctgtcctgtgcctggcctgtgtctgtcctgtcctgtgtctgtcctgtgtctgtcctgtcctgtcctgtgtctgtcctgtgcctgtcctgtgtctgtcctgtcctgtgtctgtcctgtcctgtcctgtgtctgtcctgtcctgtgcctgtcctgtgtctgtcctgtcctgtgtctgtcctgtcctgtcctgtgtctgtcctgtcctgtcctgtgcctgtcctgtgtctgtcctgtcctgtcctgtcctgtgtctgtcctgtgtctgtcctgtcctgtcctgtgtctgtcctgtcctgtgtctgtcctgtcctgtgtctgtcctgtcctgtcctgtgtctgtcctgtcctgtcctgtcctgtgtctgtcctgtcctgtcctgtcctgtcctgtcctgtgtctgtcctgttctgtcctgtgtctgtcctgtcctgtgcctGGCCTGTGTCTGTCCTGTGTCTGAGTCTCACCTTGCCCTCCAGTAGCTGCTGAGGACGTACAAACTGTGGGGAGACAAACTGCTGTTCCCCTGGTCTCTGTATGTTCACCATCGGCCTCCGAGGAGCACCCAGAACCACTAGACAAGAAAACACACTGGAGAGTTAAATGAATGGTGCTCAGGATGTTTTCTACCAATAAGCACAAATCAAACTAGAAAGGTGAAGTTTCAGGAGAAATGTTGTGGTACGTAACAGTAATGAGAGAAAGGGCTGGTATTCCTACCTGCAGTCAGGTCAGGCTGTTTATTGGGGACTGGTTGCCCTGAGTCACCAGCAGAGGGCGCTGGCTGCACATCAAAACAGAGCACAAGACAAGTTACAGAGAGCACAGGAATAAACAATCTGTTGACTGGCACTACATACAAAGACAGTCAATTACAATATCACATTTCCTCGGTTCATAGCTGTGAGTAAGATTTGCAATTATTTTAGCATTGTTATCTATCTCAATAAGACTAGCCAGgataaataaagctgaaataacaATTGGTCCAGTACTTTGGCTGTGTCTGGGAGTGCGGTGGTCTGGTGGTGTTGTCCGTTGACAGCAGTGTTACTCTCTGTGCTCTGTCCACTCCCAGCACTACGGGTGCTGCCCACACTGCCCGtactccctacactgttcctgtcaCCTGCTAGATAGGAccacaggagaggaggatggagagaaagagagagatagaagtgaGGGACGTTAAAGACAACCGTGGTGGCTGGACAGCGAGAGGGAGAGCAAAATGAGGTACCTCCCCTCTGTGTCCTTCCAGAGCTCACgtcaacacagtcacacacacatccacatgaTTCTAACTGAAGCTGGCAGAGGATGGCAGAGGTTGGGGCTGTGGACCCTGTCACTGAGCCAGCCAAGTCATCACAGATCAGGGGGGGTGGCACAGGCCAGGACAGGACGCCATTTGCTGCCATACGAAGCCAAGGGAGATGGTTGCATGGTGGAGCGGAGCTGCAGGCATAGAGCAACAGCAGCCAAGGGtacagaactacagaactacaggGCTAAACTACAACTACAGTCCTGCAGTAGGACAGATGAAAGGTCATCCACAATGGAAAATTCCTACAGCGGAGTACACAGGGCACCCATTAAGCTTGCAGTGTCCTGTAGACTGTCAAAATTGTCACTTTTTTTTGGTCACTGGAACAGAGGTTTCCTGGTGGTCCCATCCTGTGGCAGCAGGGAGAACAGCAGGAGCTATGGGAAGCTCAGTTTGAAGCACATGACAAAGGTAGAGCATGGgaacaggggacagagacagccaGCTATTGTCATTGGGGGACAGTGGAGGGACTCTTACCAGTGGTGTGTGAGTTCCTGAGCACCCAGATGTCCTCCTTGGGACAaccaggctgagagaggctgctGGGAGGCCGACCTATCAGACATAACAACACTGTTGGGCCATGGGGGTACCATGGTCCACGGAGCAGCACTGGGGATTGGCTGGGCCTGAGCATGAGAGGGGTTTAGAGGGGGCGAACATAGGTGTCCTTGTGGCCTCACCACGGTTCACAGTGGTGGGGGAGTTGTCTGGCTGGTTAGGGGGCTGAGTACCGTATACAGGTTTCAATGTGCGTCTGTCCTCTGAGTGCATGtataagggtgtgtgtgtatatacctggGTTGGCGCTGAGGCCGATGGTGTGGGGGAGGGCCAGGTGGGGATTGTTGGGGGTGTACAGTGTGTAGGAGTCGTCGGTCTGGGGGGCTGAGCTcaggctggaggagaggggggcTCTGGAGAGGAGCTGGTGGCGCTGGGTGGGCAGAGAGGCGTGCCGGGACAGGGTGCCCCCTACAGGGTCAAACAGgtaggacacagacagagaggaggttaaagCAAGCGGATGGTTAGAGGTGGACATTACATGGTATGGATGGAGAGATgctgagggaagaggaggaggaagggatggattgGAAGCATGAGGGATTAGTCCAACCAAGGCAGTCTGGGAAATGGGGTGTTCTCTGGAGGGACCAACCTGTCATGAAGAGGAGCCACCACTGCTCTTCCAATGCAGTGATGTGTAGCGATACAAcctatcagtgtgtgtgtgtgtgtgtgtgtgtgtgtgtgtgtgtgtgtgtgtgtgtggagccaaGGGAGaaacagttccttcaggaagtattcataccccttgacttattccacattttgttgaggcacagcctaaattcaaaatgtattcaatagatttttttaaatctcacccatctatacacaataccccataatgacaaagtgaaaagaatataccggtatatatattttttgtagtacatttttgtaaatgtattgaaaatgaaatacagaatgatctaatttacataaatattcacacccctgagtcaatacatgttagaaatgTCTTTGcaagtgattacagctgtgagtatttctgggtaagtctctaagagctgtgcacacctggattgtacaatatttgcaataTAAATATAAACTTCTTtatgctctgtcaagttggttgttgatcattgctagacagccattgtCATACCTTGCCATAGATTGTCAAGACAATTTAAGTCACAACTGTAACTAGGTCactcaatgtctgcttttatttTTAACACCCAACTACCAATAGGTTCTCTTCTTTGCGAGGCacaggaaaacctccctggtgttTGTGGTTGGATCTGTGCTTGATATTCACTACTtggctgagggaccttacagataataaaaatcatgttaacactattattgaacacagagtgagtccatgcaacttattgacTTGTTAAGCACCTTTTTACTCCTGTACGTATTTAGGctggccataacaaaggggttgaaaacATTTCAACTTTTAATTTTCTATGAATTTGTAAAGATTTCtaaaaacaaaattccactttgacaatatggggtattgtgtgtagatcagtgacacaacatTTCAATGTAATACTtctaaaattcaggctgtaacaacaaaatgtggaaaaagtaacggggtgtgagtactttctgaaggtacaGTAGGTGCAGAGGGACAATTTAAGATGGGTCTCCCGTTCCCCTGATCTTTTGTTGTGGTGACAGACTTGCAGAGAAGACAGAAACCTGTCATTTTTCACTGACTGCAGTGCTGAGCTGCTCCCTGTTTTGTCAAAGCTGCTCCGTGAGTGTCACCAAGCCAACCTATTCACTCAGGGATTTCTCCCTCTAGTGCACATCAAAGTGGTGGTGTGGGGCGGATTATCTTCTTCTGTGGTGTTAGGTAGGTAACTGACACCTTCTGTTAATCTAACCGGTATTAGAGGTATACTGCGTGGGTAAGGGTGGGAGTTTTTACATAATGTACAATAGCAGATGACTCCTGCAGTTCCAAGCCATTTCCCTTTCCATTTCTGACTTAATCCTGCATTGTGAGTGTGCTGACATGTCTGGGAGATGAGTGAAttagtgtgggagtgtgtgtgtgtgagtgagtgtgtgtgtctttgtgttgaTGTTACGACATGCCGGCAGCTGACTCAACAAGCTACGAATCCTCCGTTTGCTGCGGGTGCCACGGTTACGCAATGAAGGAGGCAAATGTCAGAGGGCTCTCTCTTTTTGCCCATTGCTTTCAGATGGGAGTGGGGAATGGCTAATGATTACACTGAACTTATAGGTTgtgagttggtgtgtgtgtgtgtgtgtgtgtgtgtgtgtgtgtgtgtgtgtgtgtgtgtgtgtgtgtgtgtgtgtgtgtgtgtgtgtgtgtgtgtgtgtgtgtgtgtgtgtgtgcgtgcgtgcgtgcgtgcgtgactgACCTGAGCGTCTGCTGATGACCTCTACAATGTTCGGGGGGAAGTAGCCCACCCGGTCGGTGCCCCTCTGGCTGTCGTGGATGTGCCCCTTCCAGCGCCCGTCCATGTGCTGCTCTAGGACCTGCCAGGCAGCCAATCAAAACAAACATTAAGACGGGTGTAAACCAATCAGATGGCTATTACTACCCAGTGTCTCTCCGTATTGAGGCAGGTAGGTCTGTGAGATTCTATAACAACGTGGTGTTATTTCCACTGtttatgtacgtgtgtgtaggaGTGTACCTGACCTGAAGTGTGCAGTTCTGGGACAATGACAGAAAGTACATGTTCGAACTTGAAACACA is a window encoding:
- the LOC118376791 gene encoding caskin-2-like isoform X2; its protein translation is MGKEQDLLQAVKTGDLPSTQKLLAKLKASRNKLLGSTKRLNVNYQDGDGFSALHHAALTGTTDLLSVLLEAQATVDIKDRNGMRPLHYAAWQGKADSVLMLLRAGAGVNGVSQDGHIPLHLAAQYGHYDVSEMLLQHQSNPCLINKTKKTPLDLACEFGRVKVAQLLLSSNMVVALLEGNSKEPADSGFNTPLHLAARNGHKDIIRLLLKAGIDINRATKAGTALHEAALYGKTEVVRQLLEAGIDVNIRNTYNQTALDMVNQFTTSHASKDIKQLLRGVLQVRALKDYWNVHDPTALNIRAGDVIMVLEQHMDGRWKGHIHDSQRGTDRVGYFPPNIVEVISRRSGGTLSRHASLPTQRHQLLSRAPLSSSLSSAPQTDDSYTLYTPNNPHLALPHTIGLSANPGRPPSSLSQPGCPKEDIWVLRNSHTTAGDRNSVGSTGSVGSTRSAGSGQSTESNTAVNGQHHQTTALPDTAKPAPSAGDSGQPVPNKQPDLTAVVLGAPRRPMVNIQRPGEQQFVSPQFVRPQQLLEGKDAEAIYQWLSDFQLEQYTGNFITAGYDVPTISRMTPEDLTAIGVTKPGHRKKISIEIGNLSIPEWLPEYIPADLGEWLSTIGLPQYQRKLSENGYDSISIVRDLTWEDLQEIGITKLGHQKKMMLAVKKLCDIQRAILAAESGQGTLRRKPPGALHLVTIEPPDSSSDCPSPHTPKMLTFQDSELSAELQTAMSSHYQEGLAFKSAVGMSRSQESIDARSRGSGRSQDPPTASITPHSLSQESLGSSSTSTSLSADSSPAKERNIPEGWDQRSILQQQLPKQVPLGAATVFQYPAIPAKPKGPGSHSLGSSPQGSPAQRGFSYLHSHCGSTDLGHGSPTKPLAHTYHAMTLAPPKKRSQSLTRYALSDGEPDEEDDDLAPPSSTLESYATLTRRPGRSQLAGMQIPPVKYGTVGRSQSFAVRARKKGPPPAPPKRLSSVSSSLSVGSTENMAPSPGGVETDSPGSVRSIAACLEASTEGKSLSRPRLDLLQPEPPLPSLTPSGLEPREASAGMRRRVQSECVPAQTDIQDHYPVPERGVKSDSEEEEPKTPGLDGSSSPHNSSSECIPFAEEGNLTIKQRPKVGGPPRAESTVEIPADKNGPTKTALEVPEFNLKESDTVKRRYKPKDHAGSSPTSDSEGQIGSDSSPGSRPQSQSCEEVSLVSLRISEASLEGLENLAVTGTPLKPPVSPKPHSSHGPPVTAPKPSRHSLAAATAIVPPTMTVNVVQTLAFSAPPSPTPSRCPPAPGLQCQAAQTGKPQVCVVGPGPGVESGPGLEVVQQQRLEQTSTSLEAALQAVERKLTQEDSTDGGSNTVKSTGNILDDIGNMFDDLADQLDAMLD
- the LOC118376791 gene encoding caskin-2-like isoform X1, translating into MGKEQDLLQAVKTGDLPSTQKLLAKLKASRNKLLGSTKRLNVNYQDGDGFSALHHAALTGTTDLLSVLLEAQATVDIKDRNGMRPLHYAAWQGKADSVLMLLRAGAGVNGVSQDGHIPLHLAAQYGHYDVSEMLLQHQSNPCLINKTKKTPLDLACEFGRVKVAQLLLSSNMVVALLEGNSKEPADSGFNTPLHLAARNGHKDIIRLLLKAGIDINRATKAGTALHEAALYGKTEVVRQLLEAGIDVNIRNTYNQTALDMVNQFTTSHASKDIKQLLRDATGVLQVRALKDYWNVHDPTALNIRAGDVIMVLEQHMDGRWKGHIHDSQRGTDRVGYFPPNIVEVISRRSGGTLSRHASLPTQRHQLLSRAPLSSSLSSAPQTDDSYTLYTPNNPHLALPHTIGLSANPGRPPSSLSQPGCPKEDIWVLRNSHTTAGDRNSVGSTGSVGSTRSAGSGQSTESNTAVNGQHHQTTALPDTAKPAPSAGDSGQPVPNKQPDLTAVVLGAPRRPMVNIQRPGEQQFVSPQFVRPQQLLEGKDAEAIYQWLSDFQLEQYTGNFITAGYDVPTISRMTPEDLTAIGVTKPGHRKKISIEIGNLSIPEWLPEYIPADLGEWLSTIGLPQYQRKLSENGYDSISIVRDLTWEDLQEIGITKLGHQKKMMLAVKKLCDIQRAILAAESGQGTLRRKPPGALHLVTIEPPDSSSDCPSPHTPKMLTFQDSELSAELQTAMSSHYQEGLAFKSAVGMSRSQESIDARSRGSGRSQDPPTASITPHSLSQESLGSSSTSTSLSADSSPAKERNIPEGWDQRSILQQQLPKQVPLGAATVFQYPAIPAKPKGPGSHSLGSSPQGSPAQRGFSYLHSHCGSTDLGHGSPTKPLAHTYHAMTLAPPKKRSQSLTRYALSDGEPDEEDDDLAPPSSTLESYATLTRRPGRSQLAGMQIPPVKYGTVGRSQSFAVRARKKGPPPAPPKRLSSVSSSLSVGSTENMAPSPGGVETDSPGSVRSIAACLEASTEGKSLSRPRLDLLQPEPPLPSLTPSGLEPREASAGMRRRVQSECVPAQTDIQDHYPVPERGVKSDSEEEEPKTPGLDGSSSPHNSSSECIPFAEEGNLTIKQRPKVGGPPRAESTVEIPADKNGPTKTALEVPEFNLKESDTVKRRYKPKDHAGSSPTSDSEGQIGSDSSPGSRPQSQSCEEVSLVSLRISEASLEGLENLAVTGTPLKPPVSPKPHSSHGPPVTAPKPSRHSLAAATAIVPPTMTVNVVQTLAFSAPPSPTPSRCPPAPGLQCQAAQTGKPQVCVVGPGPGVESGPGLEVVQQQRLEQTSTSLEAALQAVERKLTQEDSTDGGSNTVKSTGNILDDIGNMFDDLADQLDAMLD
- the LOC118376791 gene encoding caskin-2-like isoform X4; protein product: MGKEQDLLQAVKTGDLPSTQKLLAKLKASRNKLLGSTKRLNVNYQDGDGFSALHHAALTGTTDLLSVLLEAQATVDIKDRNGMRPLHYAAWQGKADSVLMLLRAGAGVNGVSQDGHIPLHLAAQYGHYDVSEMLLQHQSNPCLINKTKKTPLDLACEFGRVKVAQLLLSSNMVVALLEGNSKEPADSGFNTPLHLAARNGHKDIIRLLLKAGIDINRATKAGTALHEAALYGKTEVVRQLLEAGIDVNIRNTYNQTALDMVNQFTTSHASKDIKQLLRDATGVLQVRALKDYWNVHDPTALNIRAGDVIMVLEQHMDGRWKGHIHDSQRGTDRVGYFPPNIVEVISRRSGGTLSRHASLPTQRHQLLSRAPLSSSLSSAPQTDDSYTLYTPNNPHLALPHTIGLSANPGDRNSVGSTGSVGSTRSAGSGQSTESNTAVNGQHHQTTALPDTAKPAPSAGDSGQPVPNKQPDLTAVVLGAPRRPMVNIQRPGEQQFVSPQFVRPQQLLEGKDAEAIYQWLSDFQLEQYTGNFITAGYDVPTISRMTPEDLTAIGVTKPGHRKKISIEIGNLSIPEWLPEYIPADLGEWLSTIGLPQYQRKLSENGYDSISIVRDLTWEDLQEIGITKLGHQKKMMLAVKKLCDIQRAILAAESGQGTLRRKPPGALHLVTIEPPDSSSDCPSPHTPKMLTFQDSELSAELQTAMSSHYQEGLAFKSAVGMSRSQESIDARSRGSGRSQDPPTASITPHSLSQESLGSSSTSTSLSADSSPAKERNIPEGWDQRSILQQQLPKQVPLGAATVFQYPAIPAKPKGPGSHSLGSSPQGSPAQRGFSYLHSHCGSTDLGHGSPTKPLAHTYHAMTLAPPKKRSQSLTRYALSDGEPDEEDDDLAPPSSTLESYATLTRRPGRSQLAGMQIPPVKYGTVGRSQSFAVRARKKGPPPAPPKRLSSVSSSLSVGSTENMAPSPGGVETDSPGSVRSIAACLEASTEGKSLSRPRLDLLQPEPPLPSLTPSGLEPREASAGMRRRVQSECVPAQTDIQDHYPVPERGVKSDSEEEEPKTPGLDGSSSPHNSSSECIPFAEEGNLTIKQRPKVGGPPRAESTVEIPADKNGPTKTALEVPEFNLKESDTVKRRYKPKDHAGSSPTSDSEGQIGSDSSPGSRPQSQSCEEVSLVSLRISEASLEGLENLAVTGTPLKPPVSPKPHSSHGPPVTAPKPSRHSLAAATAIVPPTMTVNVVQTLAFSAPPSPTPSRCPPAPGLQCQAAQTGKPQVCVVGPGPGVESGPGLEVVQQQRLEQTSTSLEAALQAVERKLTQEDSTDGGSNTVKSTGNILDDIGNMFDDLADQLDAMLD
- the LOC118376791 gene encoding caskin-2-like isoform X3, with product MGKEQDLLQAVKTGDLPSTQKLLAKLKASRNKLLGSTKRLNVNYQDGDGFSALHHAALTGTTDLLSVLLEAQATVDIKDRNGMRPLHYAAWQGKADSVLMLLRAGAGVNGVSQDGHIPLHLAAQYGHYDVSEMLLQHQSNPCLINKTKKTPLDLACEFGRVKVAQLLLSSNMVVALLEGNSKEPADSGFNTPLHLAARNGHKDIIRLLLKAGIDINRATKAGTALHEAALYGKTEVVRQLLEAGIDVNIRNTYNQTALDMVNQFTTSHASKDIKQLLRDATGVLQVRALKDYWNVHDPTALNIRAGDVIMVLEQHMDGRWKGHIHDSQRGTDRVGYFPPNIVEVISRRSGGTLSRHASLPTQRHQLLSRAPLSSSLSSAPQTDDSYTLYTPNNPHLALPHTIGLSANPAGDRNSVGSTGSVGSTRSAGSGQSTESNTAVNGQHHQTTALPDTAKPAPSAGDSGQPVPNKQPDLTAVVLGAPRRPMVNIQRPGEQQFVSPQFVRPQQLLEGKDAEAIYQWLSDFQLEQYTGNFITAGYDVPTISRMTPEDLTAIGVTKPGHRKKISIEIGNLSIPEWLPEYIPADLGEWLSTIGLPQYQRKLSENGYDSISIVRDLTWEDLQEIGITKLGHQKKMMLAVKKLCDIQRAILAAESGQGTLRRKPPGALHLVTIEPPDSSSDCPSPHTPKMLTFQDSELSAELQTAMSSHYQEGLAFKSAVGMSRSQESIDARSRGSGRSQDPPTASITPHSLSQESLGSSSTSTSLSADSSPAKERNIPEGWDQRSILQQQLPKQVPLGAATVFQYPAIPAKPKGPGSHSLGSSPQGSPAQRGFSYLHSHCGSTDLGHGSPTKPLAHTYHAMTLAPPKKRSQSLTRYALSDGEPDEEDDDLAPPSSTLESYATLTRRPGRSQLAGMQIPPVKYGTVGRSQSFAVRARKKGPPPAPPKRLSSVSSSLSVGSTENMAPSPGGVETDSPGSVRSIAACLEASTEGKSLSRPRLDLLQPEPPLPSLTPSGLEPREASAGMRRRVQSECVPAQTDIQDHYPVPERGVKSDSEEEEPKTPGLDGSSSPHNSSSECIPFAEEGNLTIKQRPKVGGPPRAESTVEIPADKNGPTKTALEVPEFNLKESDTVKRRYKPKDHAGSSPTSDSEGQIGSDSSPGSRPQSQSCEEVSLVSLRISEASLEGLENLAVTGTPLKPPVSPKPHSSHGPPVTAPKPSRHSLAAATAIVPPTMTVNVVQTLAFSAPPSPTPSRCPPAPGLQCQAAQTGKPQVCVVGPGPGVESGPGLEVVQQQRLEQTSTSLEAALQAVERKLTQEDSTDGGSNTVKSTGNILDDIGNMFDDLADQLDAMLD
- the LOC118376791 gene encoding caskin-2-like isoform X6, producing MGKEQDLLQAVKTGDLPSTQKLLAKLKASRNKLLGSTKRLNVNYQDGDGFSALHHAALTGTTDLLSVLLEAQATVDIKDRNGMRPLHYAAWQGKADSVLMLLRAGAGVNGVSQDGHIPLHLAAQYGHYDVSEMLLQHQSNPCLINKTKKTPLDLACEFGRVKVAQLLLSSNMVVALLEGNSKEPADSGFNTPLHLAARNGHKDIIRLLLKAGIDINRATKAGTALHEAALYGKTEVVRQLLEAGIDVNIRNTYNQTALDMVNQFTTSHASKDIKQLLRDATGVLQVRALKDYWNVHDPTALNIRAGDVIMVLEQHMDGRWKGHIHDSQRGTDRVGYFPPNIVEVISRRSGDRNSVGSTGSVGSTRSAGSGQSTESNTAVNGQHHQTTALPDTAKPAPSAGDSGQPVPNKQPDLTAVVLGAPRRPMVNIQRPGEQQFVSPQFVRPQQLLEGKDAEAIYQWLSDFQLEQYTGNFITAGYDVPTISRMTPEDLTAIGVTKPGHRKKISIEIGNLSIPEWLPEYIPADLGEWLSTIGLPQYQRKLSENGYDSISIVRDLTWEDLQEIGITKLGHQKKMMLAVKKLCDIQRAILAAESGQGTLRRKPPGALHLVTIEPPDSSSDCPSPHTPKMLTFQDSELSAELQTAMSSHYQEGLAFKSAVGMSRSQESIDARSRGSGRSQDPPTASITPHSLSQESLGSSSTSTSLSADSSPAKERNIPEGWDQRSILQQQLPKQVPLGAATVFQYPAIPAKPKGPGSHSLGSSPQGSPAQRGFSYLHSHCGSTDLGHGSPTKPLAHTYHAMTLAPPKKRSQSLTRYALSDGEPDEEDDDLAPPSSTLESYATLTRRPGRSQLAGMQIPPVKYGTVGRSQSFAVRARKKGPPPAPPKRLSSVSSSLSVGSTENMAPSPGGVETDSPGSVRSIAACLEASTEGKSLSRPRLDLLQPEPPLPSLTPSGLEPREASAGMRRRVQSECVPAQTDIQDHYPVPERGVKSDSEEEEPKTPGLDGSSSPHNSSSECIPFAEEGNLTIKQRPKVGGPPRAESTVEIPADKNGPTKTALEVPEFNLKESDTVKRRYKPKDHAGSSPTSDSEGQIGSDSSPGSRPQSQSCEEVSLVSLRISEASLEGLENLAVTGTPLKPPVSPKPHSSHGPPVTAPKPSRHSLAAATAIVPPTMTVNVVQTLAFSAPPSPTPSRCPPAPGLQCQAAQTGKPQVCVVGPGPGVESGPGLEVVQQQRLEQTSTSLEAALQAVERKLTQEDSTDGGSNTVKSTGNILDDIGNMFDDLADQLDAMLD